In a single window of the Abyssibacter profundi genome:
- a CDS encoding GFA family protein: protein MEGQCLCGAVTVNAPDSQHIGACHCGICRRWGGGGPMLAVHCGTDVTVSGMEQVKTFASSDWAERAFCSQCGTHLYYRLLPTGEYFVPAGLFEGATLEIESQIYIDKKPDYYDLANDTPMLTEAQVLAEFEATQAETTPVNR, encoded by the coding sequence ATGGAAGGGCAATGTCTATGCGGGGCGGTGACCGTGAACGCACCGGATTCCCAGCACATCGGCGCATGCCATTGTGGAATCTGTCGTCGCTGGGGTGGCGGTGGGCCCATGCTGGCGGTGCATTGCGGCACTGATGTCACCGTCAGCGGCATGGAGCAGGTTAAAACCTTTGCGTCATCTGACTGGGCGGAGCGAGCCTTCTGTTCCCAGTGTGGAACCCATCTGTACTACCGATTGCTTCCGACCGGGGAATACTTTGTGCCTGCAGGTCTTTTTGAAGGCGCCACCCTGGAGATCGAAAGCCAGATTTACATCGATAAGAAACCGGATTACTACGATTTGGCGAATGACACGCCGATGTTGACCGAGGCGCAGGTGCTGGCTGAGTTTGAGGCGACACAGGCCGAGACAACACCCGTGAATCGCTGA
- a CDS encoding efflux RND transporter permease subunit — MEARLAALLVRRRYIFALLSLALVALIASGASKLWFESSYKIFFSDDDPRLVAYEAMEDAYTRGDNVAFVLAPDNGKVFTTANLEAVIWLTDQAWQLQRSVRVDSITNFQYSRAEQDDLIVRDLVEDPAVLDQTALDRLEAIALSEPVLVHALISEQAHVTSVNVRVELPDDSREQSAVVPELMADVYELRDAFIERYPQFDVYLMGQVVVNESFNEAAAQDTSTLVPLMFLAVIVLLTLFMRSLSTTLATIVIILVSIAATMGVSGWLGFQINQVNVSAPIIILTLAVSDCVHVLVSYLKDLRRGLDKPAAMEHALAINIKPVFLTSITTAIGFFSLNFSDSPPFRELGTSVGFGVLGAMLWSLVLLPGVMLLLPIRVRAAGDDPDRSGAMLKLANVIITRHRIIFWGVLAVAAVLISFVPRNEFNDDTVEYFDESLSIRQAFDFVQDNLTGVDSIAYSLPAGEENGIVDPQYLRDVEAFANWYRQQPEVTHVSTFTDVVKRLNRNMHGDDPAYYRLPDDRELIAQYILLYELSLPMGLDLNNQLTFNKSATKFQVNISNLNSKEIIAVEARAQAWLATNAPAIQTPGSSVSLMFAHIGQNNIEAMMRGSALALALIALTLIIALRSIKFGLLSLLPNAFPATISFGLWGIFVGQVNLAVAAVFSITLGIVVDNTVHFFSKYLRARQQLGHSTEDAIRYAFTTVGAALAVTTVALAAGFLILAQSSFDVNASMGMMTAMTIGIALVFDLLFLPGLLLRFDRSPRD, encoded by the coding sequence ATGGAAGCCCGCCTCGCAGCCCTATTGGTGCGCCGCCGCTACATCTTCGCCCTGCTATCACTCGCCCTGGTCGCGCTAATCGCCAGCGGTGCAAGCAAGCTCTGGTTCGAGAGCAGCTACAAGATCTTCTTCAGCGACGATGACCCGCGGCTGGTGGCCTATGAAGCCATGGAGGACGCCTATACCCGGGGCGATAACGTTGCCTTTGTGTTGGCGCCGGACAACGGCAAGGTCTTCACAACTGCCAATCTCGAAGCCGTGATCTGGCTAACCGACCAGGCCTGGCAGTTGCAGCGCTCGGTGCGTGTGGATTCGATTACCAACTTCCAGTACAGCCGGGCTGAGCAGGATGACCTGATCGTCCGCGACCTGGTCGAAGACCCCGCGGTGCTGGATCAAACCGCATTGGATCGCCTAGAAGCGATCGCCCTGTCCGAGCCCGTACTGGTCCACGCGCTGATCTCCGAGCAGGCTCATGTCACCTCGGTCAATGTGCGCGTGGAGTTGCCGGACGATTCCCGCGAGCAAAGCGCCGTTGTCCCTGAGCTCATGGCCGACGTCTACGAGCTGCGCGATGCCTTCATCGAGCGCTATCCCCAGTTCGATGTCTACCTGATGGGCCAGGTGGTCGTGAACGAAAGCTTCAATGAGGCCGCCGCGCAGGACACCTCCACGCTAGTTCCGTTGATGTTCCTGGCCGTCATCGTGCTGCTCACCCTGTTCATGCGCAGCCTGTCGACGACGCTGGCCACGATCGTGATCATCCTGGTGTCGATTGCCGCAACCATGGGCGTGAGCGGCTGGCTCGGCTTTCAGATCAACCAGGTCAATGTCTCGGCCCCGATCATCATCCTGACGCTGGCCGTCTCGGACTGCGTCCATGTGCTGGTCAGCTATCTCAAGGACCTGCGCCGCGGTCTGGACAAACCGGCCGCCATGGAGCACGCGCTGGCGATCAACATCAAGCCGGTGTTCCTCACCTCCATCACCACCGCCATCGGTTTCTTCAGCCTGAATTTTTCCGATTCGCCGCCATTCCGCGAACTGGGCACCTCGGTTGGGTTTGGCGTGCTGGGGGCGATGCTGTGGTCACTGGTGCTGCTGCCCGGCGTCATGCTGCTACTCCCGATCCGGGTGCGGGCTGCCGGTGATGATCCCGACCGCAGCGGCGCCATGCTCAAGCTGGCCAACGTCATCATTACCCGGCATCGCATCATCTTCTGGGGCGTTCTGGCTGTCGCCGCCGTGCTGATCAGCTTCGTGCCGCGCAATGAATTCAACGATGACACCGTCGAATACTTCGACGAATCGCTGTCCATTCGCCAGGCCTTCGACTTTGTGCAGGACAACCTGACCGGCGTCGACAGCATTGCCTATTCCCTGCCCGCCGGCGAGGAGAACGGCATCGTCGACCCGCAGTACCTGCGTGATGTCGAGGCCTTTGCCAACTGGTATCGCCAGCAGCCCGAGGTCACGCATGTCTCCACGTTCACCGATGTGGTCAAGCGCCTCAATCGCAATATGCATGGTGATGACCCGGCGTACTACCGTCTGCCGGATGATCGCGAACTCATCGCCCAGTACATCCTGCTGTACGAGCTGTCGCTGCCGATGGGCTTGGACCTCAACAACCAGCTCACCTTCAACAAGTCGGCGACCAAGTTCCAGGTCAACATCAGCAACCTGAACTCCAAAGAGATCATCGCAGTGGAGGCCCGTGCCCAGGCCTGGCTGGCGACCAACGCGCCGGCGATTCAAACGCCGGGCTCCAGCGTGTCGTTGATGTTCGCCCATATCGGCCAGAACAATATCGAGGCCATGATGCGCGGGTCGGCGCTGGCCTTGGCCCTGATTGCGCTCACGCTCATCATCGCGTTGCGTTCGATCAAGTTCGGCCTGCTGTCACTGTTGCCGAATGCCTTTCCAGCCACGATTTCCTTCGGGCTATGGGGCATCTTCGTCGGTCAGGTCAATCTGGCCGTGGCGGCCGTGTTCTCGATCACGCTGGGTATCGTCGTGGACAACACCGTCCACTTCTTCAGCAAGTACCTGCGAGCCCGTCAGCAACTGGGCCACAGCACCGAGGATGCGATTCGCTATGCCTTCACCACGGTGGGCGCAGCGTTGGCGGTGACCACCGTGGCCCTGGCCGCCGGGTTCCTGATCCTGGCGCAGTCCTCCTTCGACGTGAATGCCTCGATGGGCATGATGACGGCGATGACCATTGGCATCGCGCTGGTCTTCGACCTGCTCTTCCTGCCGGGCCTGTTGCTGCGCTTCGACCGTAGCCCACGCGACTAG
- a CDS encoding MarC family protein — protein sequence MIDLVATFIYFFAVIDPIGSVPVFIAVTPGYDARGKRRIALMAVGISALILIFFVLVGEIILTAMQIPLPAFQISGGIVLFLFALSMIFGESKPEEETRLAADHTETAIFPLAVPSIAGPGAMLAAVLMTENARFGLWEQLQTVGVMLSVLLVVLVLLLAASGIHKIIGNAGASVISRVMGMVLAAVATTTTLDGLRGYFGF from the coding sequence GTGATCGATTTGGTCGCCACGTTTATTTATTTCTTTGCCGTCATCGACCCGATCGGATCGGTGCCGGTGTTTATTGCGGTGACACCCGGCTACGACGCGCGTGGCAAGCGTCGGATCGCGCTGATGGCGGTGGGCATTTCCGCGCTCATCCTGATCTTCTTCGTGCTGGTCGGGGAGATCATTCTGACGGCCATGCAGATTCCGCTGCCGGCCTTTCAGATCTCCGGTGGCATCGTCCTGTTCCTGTTCGCGTTGTCGATGATCTTTGGCGAGAGTAAACCGGAGGAGGAGACCCGCCTGGCAGCCGATCACACCGAGACCGCGATTTTTCCGCTGGCGGTGCCGTCCATTGCCGGTCCGGGGGCGATGCTGGCGGCCGTACTGATGACCGAGAACGCCCGGTTCGGGCTTTGGGAGCAGTTACAGACCGTCGGCGTGATGCTGTCGGTGTTGCTGGTGGTGCTGGTGCTGTTACTGGCCGCCAGCGGTATTCACAAGATCATCGGCAACGCTGGCGCCAGCGTGATCTCTCGCGTCATGGGCATGGTGTTGGCTGCGGTGGCGACCACCACCACCCTGGATGGCTTGCGGGGCTACTTTGGATTTTAG
- a CDS encoding M28 family peptidase produces the protein MKPTDHLPTPATASHPTMGGLQRPLNRRQLLKQAAALSSVLGTPALLTACGQDSAPAAAGAVDTPPDPIIEIDPMDPNRLHGWVTELCAYQPRWRGYPAEAEAGQWLANRLRAAGLSTRIEPYPITKWQLDDWQVSLTLGEHTEVINSFPIWSTPGGQGTAELVDVGFGSEPELLAQDLRGKAVVVTGRALLNVFATYPDSYHRAAELGAVAMFVSSDAPDNLIRPTSSSRNDQADNPMPAFQLGAQDLARFKQAAHNGGTATWSLDAYHLQGESRDVIADLPGSGALPGTLLICAHYDAWFSGALDNATGVSGLIGLAEHFASLPLQERPRDMIFLGVTGHDAGYPHGGVTRWTQAYAERLPELDLFVNLDHLAAKGEEHFSTTGIIDMLGLVVERPGDEERALFTTAHPALARTFTPYLLQYGLMAAPVPTVPTVNANGDLEGLMGEAGVPCVNLTMATPHYHTVEDTPDRVPPEQLARAVKAHRDFITDILPMPREQIRSPI, from the coding sequence ATGAAACCAACAGACCACCTCCCGACGCCGGCTACGGCTAGCCATCCCACCATGGGCGGCCTGCAGCGGCCACTAAACCGCAGGCAGTTGCTCAAACAGGCCGCCGCCCTGTCATCGGTCCTGGGGACACCCGCGTTGCTGACCGCCTGCGGGCAGGACAGCGCACCGGCAGCAGCCGGCGCGGTCGACACGCCGCCCGATCCGATCATCGAGATCGACCCCATGGACCCGAACCGACTCCATGGCTGGGTCACGGAGCTCTGTGCGTACCAGCCGCGGTGGCGCGGGTATCCGGCAGAGGCCGAAGCCGGTCAGTGGCTGGCCAACCGGCTACGCGCTGCCGGCCTGAGCACGCGCATCGAGCCTTATCCGATCACCAAGTGGCAGCTGGACGACTGGCAGGTCAGCCTGACGCTCGGTGAGCACACGGAAGTCATCAACAGTTTTCCGATCTGGTCCACCCCGGGTGGACAGGGCACGGCCGAACTGGTCGACGTCGGATTCGGCTCCGAGCCGGAACTGCTGGCGCAGGACCTACGAGGCAAGGCCGTGGTCGTGACCGGGCGCGCCCTGCTCAATGTCTTCGCGACCTACCCCGACAGCTACCACCGCGCAGCCGAGCTCGGCGCGGTGGCGATGTTTGTTTCATCCGACGCGCCCGACAATCTGATTCGCCCGACCAGTTCCAGCCGGAACGATCAGGCCGATAACCCAATGCCGGCCTTCCAGCTCGGGGCCCAAGACCTCGCACGCTTCAAGCAGGCTGCGCACAACGGCGGCACGGCGACCTGGTCGCTGGATGCCTATCACCTGCAGGGCGAATCACGTGACGTGATCGCCGATCTGCCCGGCTCCGGCGCACTGCCCGGCACCTTGTTGATCTGCGCACATTACGACGCCTGGTTTTCCGGTGCGCTGGACAACGCGACCGGCGTCTCGGGCCTGATCGGGCTGGCGGAGCACTTTGCATCGCTGCCGCTGCAGGAGCGACCACGCGATATGATCTTCCTCGGCGTAACCGGCCACGATGCCGGCTACCCGCACGGTGGTGTCACACGCTGGACCCAAGCCTACGCCGAACGGCTCCCGGAGCTGGACCTGTTCGTTAATCTCGACCACCTGGCGGCCAAGGGTGAGGAGCACTTCAGCACGACCGGCATCATCGACATGCTGGGCTTGGTGGTCGAGCGCCCGGGCGATGAGGAACGCGCGCTGTTCACCACGGCGCATCCTGCACTGGCGCGAACCTTTACGCCTTATCTCCTGCAGTACGGTCTCATGGCTGCGCCCGTACCCACCGTTCCAACCGTCAACGCCAACGGGGATCTCGAAGGACTCATGGGCGAAGCCGGCGTGCCCTGCGTCAACCTGACAATGGCCACCCCGCACTACCACACGGTCGAGGACACCCCGGACCGTGTTCCGCCGGAACAGCTTGCCCGGGCCGTCAAGGCGCATCGTGACTTCATCACGGACATCCTGCCCATGCCCCGCGAGCAGATTCGTTCACCGATCTAA
- a CDS encoding 2-hydroxychromene-2-carboxylate isomerase — translation MSQRIECFFDLSSPWTCLAFHNLRPLAQRTGAIVRWRPFLVGGVHNAVNRGFVESRNTELNSPKWRQMAQSLMDWAALSGVTMNFPSRHFPLRSVLVMRCCCVLEPDQAQLESFMDAAFAAYFTEQKNLDEPAVVESVAGAIGLDGRALLEQAQTSEIKEKLRANTDEAVGRGAFGSPSLFVPLGDGERLYFGNDQLPLVEWALAQQPINPTSPERSSAG, via the coding sequence ATGTCGCAACGTATTGAGTGTTTTTTCGATTTGTCCTCCCCGTGGACCTGCCTGGCCTTCCACAATCTGCGGCCATTGGCGCAGCGGACCGGGGCCATTGTTCGCTGGCGTCCGTTTCTGGTGGGTGGTGTGCACAATGCCGTGAATCGCGGTTTTGTCGAATCGCGCAACACGGAGCTCAATTCTCCAAAATGGCGACAGATGGCGCAGTCGCTAATGGATTGGGCTGCGCTGTCCGGTGTGACCATGAATTTTCCGTCCCGACACTTCCCGTTGCGGTCGGTCCTGGTGATGCGCTGCTGCTGCGTGCTTGAACCGGATCAGGCGCAGCTGGAGTCTTTTATGGACGCGGCTTTCGCGGCGTATTTCACCGAGCAGAAGAATCTCGATGAGCCTGCCGTGGTCGAGTCCGTGGCCGGGGCTATTGGCCTGGATGGCCGCGCGTTGCTGGAGCAGGCGCAAACATCGGAAATCAAGGAAAAGTTGCGCGCCAATACCGACGAGGCGGTTGGCCGGGGTGCCTTCGGTTCACCCAGCCTGTTTGTGCCACTGGGTGATGGCGAACGCCTTTATTTTGGCAATGATCAGCTGCCGCTGGTCGAATGGGCCTTGGCGCAGCAGCCGATTAATCCCACATCACCGGAGCGGAGCAGCGCCGGTTGA
- a CDS encoding 3-hydroxyacyl-CoA dehydrogenase NAD-binding domain-containing protein yields MSATDYQTQGRLAVIRLQNPPVNGLGHPLRKGIVDGLDTANADAGVDAIILIGASGTFSGGADIREFNTPAMFAEPSLATVIDAIEASPKPVIAAIDGACMGGGLELALGCHYRIAKADAQIALPEVKLGLLPGAGGTQRLPRVIGLEAALNLIVSGSIVPAKQFKGTDLFDAMAGDDLLADAAAFAETVIGKTATLIRDIKVQHPEAEGFLMVAKNTVAAMSGHFPAPVKCVEAVAASVGKFDKGIATERKLFGELVNTPESKALRHAFFGERAASKITDVPKDTPTRQIEKVAVIGAGTMGGGITMNFLNAGIPVRLLEMKQEALDRGIATIRKNYEGRVKKGKLTEEKLEQRMALIHPTLSYDDLGDTDLVIEAVFEDMDVKRQVFEKLDAVMKPGAILASNTSTLDLNKIASFTQRPEDVVGLHFFSPANVMRLLEVVRGDKTADDVLVTVMKLGKTIRKLCVVAGVCDGFIGNRMVNKYVAQALAMLQEGALPQQVDKAVESIGFAMGPFRMSDLAGNDVGWYIRKRHYEEYPDMPRMPIADKLCEMGRFGQKTGAGWYKYVPGNRKPQPDPEVEQMILDTCQELGIERRTLSDDEIRDRLVLSLVNEGARILEDGIAQRASDIDMVYLNGYGFPLHLGGPMLYADSMGLFNVERRMRQFAALPGADAKFWEPAELVKTLAADGKTFN; encoded by the coding sequence ATGAGCGCGACTGACTACCAAACCCAGGGCCGCCTTGCGGTCATCCGCCTGCAAAACCCACCGGTGAACGGCCTTGGCCATCCGCTGCGCAAGGGCATTGTGGACGGCCTGGATACCGCCAATGCCGACGCCGGCGTCGACGCAATCATCCTGATCGGCGCCAGCGGCACGTTTAGCGGCGGCGCAGATATCCGCGAGTTCAACACGCCAGCGATGTTCGCCGAGCCTTCGCTGGCCACGGTGATCGACGCGATTGAAGCCAGCCCCAAGCCCGTCATCGCTGCCATCGACGGTGCCTGCATGGGCGGCGGCCTGGAACTGGCATTGGGTTGTCACTATCGCATCGCCAAGGCCGATGCGCAGATCGCGCTGCCCGAGGTGAAGCTGGGGCTGCTGCCCGGCGCCGGCGGCACCCAGCGCCTGCCCCGCGTGATCGGCTTGGAGGCCGCCCTGAACCTGATCGTTTCAGGCAGCATCGTGCCGGCCAAGCAATTCAAGGGCACGGACCTGTTTGATGCCATGGCCGGCGACGACCTGCTCGCCGATGCCGCAGCCTTTGCCGAAACCGTCATCGGCAAGACCGCCACGCTGATCCGCGACATCAAGGTCCAGCACCCGGAAGCGGAAGGCTTCCTCATGGTCGCCAAGAACACGGTGGCCGCCATGTCGGGTCATTTCCCGGCCCCGGTCAAGTGTGTAGAAGCCGTCGCGGCCTCTGTTGGCAAGTTCGACAAGGGCATCGCCACCGAACGCAAACTCTTCGGCGAACTGGTGAACACCCCGGAATCCAAGGCGCTGCGTCACGCGTTCTTCGGTGAGCGGGCAGCCAGCAAGATCACCGATGTGCCCAAGGACACCCCGACCCGCCAGATCGAGAAGGTCGCGGTCATCGGTGCCGGCACCATGGGCGGTGGCATCACCATGAATTTCCTCAATGCCGGCATTCCGGTCCGCCTGCTGGAGATGAAGCAGGAGGCCCTGGACCGTGGCATCGCCACCATCCGCAAGAACTACGAGGGGCGGGTCAAGAAGGGCAAGCTCACCGAGGAGAAACTGGAACAGCGCATGGCGCTCATCCACCCGACGCTGTCCTATGATGACCTGGGCGATACGGACCTGGTCATCGAGGCCGTGTTCGAGGACATGGATGTCAAACGCCAGGTCTTCGAGAAGCTGGACGCCGTGATGAAACCTGGCGCCATCCTCGCCAGCAACACCTCGACGCTGGATCTCAACAAGATCGCCAGCTTCACCCAACGCCCGGAAGATGTGGTCGGCCTGCACTTCTTCAGCCCCGCCAATGTCATGCGCCTGCTGGAAGTGGTGCGCGGCGACAAGACGGCCGACGATGTGCTGGTCACGGTCATGAAGCTGGGCAAGACCATCCGCAAACTCTGCGTTGTGGCCGGCGTCTGCGATGGCTTCATCGGCAACCGCATGGTCAACAAGTACGTGGCCCAGGCGCTGGCGATGCTGCAGGAAGGGGCCCTGCCCCAGCAGGTCGACAAGGCGGTGGAGTCCATCGGCTTCGCCATGGGCCCATTCCGGATGTCCGACCTGGCCGGCAATGATGTTGGCTGGTATATCCGCAAGCGCCACTACGAGGAATACCCCGACATGCCGCGCATGCCCATTGCGGACAAGCTCTGCGAAATGGGCCGCTTTGGCCAAAAGACCGGCGCGGGCTGGTACAAGTACGTGCCGGGGAACCGCAAACCGCAGCCCGATCCCGAAGTCGAGCAGATGATTCTCGACACCTGTCAGGAACTGGGCATCGAGCGGCGCACGCTGTCCGATGACGAAATCCGCGACCGCCTGGTGCTCTCGTTGGTCAACGAGGGTGCCCGCATTCTCGAGGACGGCATCGCTCAACGCGCTTCGGATATCGACATGGTCTACCTCAACGGCTATGGCTTCCCGCTGCATCTCGGCGGGCCGATGCTCTACGCCGATTCCATGGGGCTGTTCAATGTCGAGCGCCGCATGCGCCAGTTCGCCGCCCTGCCCGGCGCTGATGCCAAATTCTGGGAGCCCGCAGAACTGGTCAAGACGCTCGCCGCCGACGGCAAGACCTTCAACTAG
- a CDS encoding helix-turn-helix domain-containing protein — protein MDADSLPHPSPQGMTIYHWRHGLLLLAPTLVLERTTTPLCATLRLACNKPYTIDVAGEEMETWASLVAPRVERRKVIAIDSHVALFYFPIEWPEYQGLQQKIAGRDWINFEASQFSEVIDVLRPAFSQLLTSDTVIGVARQAVEVISGATIPAPQRVDDRIEALRQRLDETPLNEVNVETLSREIGLSAARTRTLFKQQIGTTIQHYARWAAIWKAIKGWSTDRTLTEVAIDAGFYDLAHADHTFIEMFGIAPSLVVDQRFVTIVPCETDHPTGQRLSG, from the coding sequence ATGGACGCAGATTCGTTGCCGCATCCAAGCCCGCAGGGCATGACGATCTACCACTGGCGTCACGGGCTGCTCTTGCTGGCGCCGACGCTGGTGCTGGAGCGAACCACCACACCGCTTTGTGCAACCCTCAGACTGGCCTGCAACAAGCCCTACACCATCGATGTGGCCGGCGAGGAAATGGAGACCTGGGCATCGCTGGTCGCCCCACGGGTCGAGCGCCGCAAGGTCATCGCGATCGACAGCCATGTTGCCCTGTTCTATTTCCCCATCGAATGGCCTGAATATCAGGGTCTACAACAGAAAATTGCGGGTCGGGACTGGATTAATTTCGAGGCTTCACAGTTCTCTGAGGTCATCGACGTATTGCGGCCGGCTTTTTCACAACTGCTGACCTCCGACACCGTGATTGGTGTGGCACGCCAGGCGGTCGAGGTGATTTCGGGTGCGACGATTCCGGCGCCACAGCGGGTGGATGACCGGATCGAGGCACTGCGACAGCGTTTGGACGAGACCCCGCTGAACGAGGTGAATGTCGAGACCTTGTCGCGCGAGATCGGACTGTCGGCCGCGCGTACCCGGACTTTGTTCAAACAGCAGATCGGCACCACGATTCAGCATTACGCGCGCTGGGCCGCCATCTGGAAGGCGATCAAGGGCTGGAGCACGGATCGCACCCTGACGGAGGTCGCCATCGACGCCGGCTTCTACGATCTGGCGCATGCAGATCACACGTTTATCGAGATGTTCGGGATCGCGCCCTCGCTGGTGGTCGATCAGCGATTCGTCACGATTGTCCCCTGCGAGACCGACCACCCAACCGGCCAGCGCCTATCGGGCTGA
- a CDS encoding M28 family peptidase translates to MNKHIKKLLGVTLASLLILSGCGGDSPTSGVGLPEQGDACARTQAPASTGVPSTQRIFGWIEDLVGLGYRRTGTVAGYAAAAYVKCQLESLGVDEVFYETATTWQWTADEASVEVDGSPIDAFPSAHSFVTPDAPSRFATPAGGLNAELVDVGLGTPVEIAAADLQGKIAVFDLKFLLPPAGLAALTEFLWDPEASIAQPSLITGNPYITNYDTVLAEVMEAGAVGFIGVLADYFNSNQYYNEYYRRLQVTIPGYWVAPGEGAHLRQLMSEQPGLTASLVMRGERREVEARSVVGILHGASDETIMVQSHHDAAFDGAVEDGSGVAAVLAQAQYFASQPVESRARTLMFVTMDSHFTGYQGHMALVDKYVIDPDSPYDIVANVTLEHIGKQGVIDADGELEIQDQHEIRGVFENVGPTLKTQIVQSVVDHDLRRLAVLNGQALCATVGIPTDASFVCLNGVPTVSLIAGPNYLYDIADTLDKVDQSQLVPVTEAFIEIIEAIDETPRALIGATPSAS, encoded by the coding sequence ATGAATAAGCACATCAAGAAGCTGCTGGGTGTGACCCTGGCGAGCCTGCTGATCCTGTCCGGTTGTGGCGGCGATAGCCCGACCTCAGGTGTCGGCCTGCCTGAGCAGGGGGATGCCTGTGCACGGACGCAGGCACCGGCATCGACCGGTGTGCCTTCCACACAACGAATCTTCGGGTGGATTGAGGACCTGGTCGGACTGGGCTACCGACGCACCGGCACTGTGGCCGGGTACGCGGCGGCGGCGTATGTGAAATGCCAGCTCGAATCCCTGGGTGTTGATGAGGTTTTCTACGAGACGGCGACAACATGGCAGTGGACCGCCGACGAGGCCAGTGTGGAGGTGGACGGATCACCCATCGATGCATTCCCCTCGGCGCATTCATTTGTCACGCCGGACGCGCCGTCCAGATTTGCCACGCCGGCGGGTGGTCTGAACGCCGAGCTGGTCGATGTGGGCCTGGGCACGCCGGTCGAGATCGCGGCTGCGGATTTGCAGGGCAAGATTGCGGTGTTCGATCTGAAGTTCCTGCTGCCGCCGGCCGGGCTGGCAGCGCTGACCGAGTTTCTCTGGGATCCGGAGGCGAGCATCGCTCAGCCATCGTTGATTACCGGCAATCCCTATATCACCAACTACGACACGGTCCTGGCCGAAGTCATGGAAGCGGGCGCCGTGGGGTTCATCGGTGTGCTTGCCGACTACTTCAATTCCAATCAGTACTACAACGAGTACTACCGGCGGTTGCAGGTCACGATTCCCGGCTATTGGGTCGCACCCGGCGAGGGCGCACATCTTCGCCAGCTGATGTCGGAGCAGCCTGGCCTGACGGCATCATTGGTGATGCGCGGGGAACGCCGGGAGGTCGAGGCGCGCAGCGTGGTCGGCATTCTGCATGGGGCCAGCGATGAGACCATCATGGTTCAGTCTCATCACGATGCGGCCTTCGATGGGGCGGTGGAGGATGGCAGCGGTGTGGCCGCAGTCCTCGCACAGGCCCAATACTTTGCTTCGCAGCCAGTGGAGTCGCGGGCCCGCACGCTGATGTTCGTGACCATGGATAGCCACTTCACCGGTTATCAGGGGCATATGGCCCTGGTGGACAAGTACGTCATCGATCCGGACTCGCCCTATGACATCGTGGCGAATGTCACGCTGGAACACATTGGCAAGCAGGGTGTGATCGATGCTGATGGCGAGCTGGAGATCCAGGACCAGCACGAAATCCGCGGGGTATTCGAAAACGTCGGGCCGACACTTAAGACGCAGATTGTTCAATCCGTGGTGGATCATGATCTGAGGCGGTTGGCGGTCCTCAACGGCCAGGCCCTCTGTGCCACGGTGGGCATTCCGACCGATGCCTCCTTTGTCTGCCTGAACGGCGTGCCCACCGTCAGCCTGATCGCCGGACCCAACTATCTGTACGACATCGCAGATACCCTGGATAAGGTCGATCAATCGCAGCTGGTGCCGGTGACCGAGGCGTTTATCGAGATTATCGAGGCTATTGACGAGACGCCGCGTGCACTCATTGGTGCGACGCCGTCAGCTAGCTGA
- a CDS encoding beta-lactamase hydrolase domain-containing protein: MSLEHTDIPYLNQLDETTWTAGQPSPEQLDAAKAAGLQSIVNLCPTGECGWDEQAKVEALGLPYVQIPVAAASDLSPDNAAILAQAISELPKPVLVHCASSNRVGALFALKAHLIDEAAPADALDYGRKAGLKGLEGVIRSMIGA, from the coding sequence ATGAGTCTGGAACACACCGACATCCCGTATCTAAACCAACTGGACGAGACGACCTGGACCGCGGGTCAGCCGAGCCCGGAGCAACTGGACGCCGCCAAGGCCGCGGGCCTGCAAAGCATCGTCAACCTGTGCCCCACCGGCGAATGCGGCTGGGATGAGCAGGCAAAGGTCGAAGCGCTGGGACTGCCCTACGTGCAGATTCCGGTGGCAGCAGCGAGCGATCTCAGCCCTGACAATGCCGCGATCCTGGCGCAGGCGATTAGCGAGTTGCCGAAGCCCGTGCTGGTCCACTGCGCCAGCAGCAACCGTGTCGGCGCCCTGTTTGCACTCAAGGCGCACCTGATCGATGAAGCCGCGCCAGCCGATGCACTGGACTATGGCCGCAAGGCTGGGCTCAAGGGGCTGGAGGGCGTCATCCGCTCCATGATCGGTGCGTAG